In Mycobacterium branderi, the DNA window CCTGCACCTCATGGTATTTGGCGTCCACGTACTCGTCGTCGTCGGCGCGGGCAGGATCGTGATCCAGCTCGACGGGCGGCATGAACCGGGTCCGGATCTTGGCCGGCAGCGGAAACTGCGGCAGCGCCGCAGGGGCAATGCCCCACGGCAGCGAGACCGCCAGCGGGAACACCTTGAGCCGCAACAGCTTATCCAATCGCAGGACACGGGAGAGCTTGTCGCCGCGAATCAGCACCGGCATGGCGTCGGCGCCGCCCACCGTGGCGATCGGGACGATCGGCACGCCGGCGCGAATTGCCATCTTGACAAAGCCTTTTCGGCCGGCGAGGTTGGCGCGGTCGCGCTCGCTCCACGGCCGAAGGGAATCCACCTCGCCGCCCGGCCACACCGCGACGTCACGCCCTTCGGCCAGCGCCGTGGCTATGGCGTCCGGCGCTGCCGGCAACACGCCCATCGAGCGGAAGAACCGGCCGAAGCCCGGGATGGCCATCAGCGCATCGTGCGCGGTGCCGTGCAGCGTGCGCTCCGAGCCGAACCGCCGCCACCATTGCAGCCCAACGGTCCAGGCGTCCCACACGAACGGCGCACCGGAATGGATGCCGACCAGCAGCACCGGCGGCTCGCCGACGTTCTCCCAGCCGTCGATTTCCATGCGGAACCAGTAGTCCACCAACAGATTCCAGAAGAACTTTTGGCGGTGCAAGCGAGATTCGTCCTGACGGGAAAGGTCCCAGCGCCCGGCGCGGCGGGCCACCCAGCCGCTCAGGCCGCCCTGCGCTCCGCTGCGCCGGTCCTCCATCGCGGCACGGGCCTGGTCGGCGTGTTGTTGTGCCTGCCGACGCACATCGGCGGGTCTGTGGTCGCTAGTCGTCATGACGGTTCGGGTACCCCATAACAGCCTCCCCGCGCCGAAAACTGACGCGGGGAGGTCGCCGATAACCGGTCAGGGATGGGTGGCGTTGGACGGTGTCGTCCAGATCAAGACGTCCTCTACGCCGTCGTTGTAGACCACGCCGTTCGGCGGCGCCCCGGTCACGTCGAAGTAGATCTTTCCGTTGGCCTGCTGACCCTGGCTCAGCGGTGCCGGCGGCACGCCGTTCGGGACCGCCACGGTGTCGATCACCCGGTAGGTTGTCCCGTCGGCCGCACGAGCGTTGAAGTCCGAGATCAGCGGTGTGACGGTTCCACCGTCCGACCGTACGGTGACGTCGGCCTGATAGAGCTTGCCCTGCGGGGTGTAGCCGGGAATCGCCGTATTGCTCGGCTGCAGGTTGTTCACCGTGTAGTTGGTGACCATCGGGCCGTCGAATAGCGATTCGCTGGTGCCCAAGGACTGGACGGTGGGGGGCGCGGCCGACGCCATGCCAGCGCCGAAAACACCGGCAGCCGCGAGCGCAGCGGCGCCGATCCCCGTTTTCACAGTTGTCGAGGTGAACTTCACGCTAACTCCTTTCGTTCGCGTCGTTCAGGATTCGTTTCTCGATGCGACGGCCACACTTCAGTGGTCGCCGCCCGCAATCGCCGCATACCCACCTGCACCGGCCTCAAACACAATGTGGACGCCCCGCCGGCAAACACGTCTTTTACTGCCGGATAGGCGCATGACTTCGGTGATTAGTCGTTTCTGGTCGCGGGTAGCCCACCGACGGGAGGTGAACAAGCGTGGCCCAACATGTGCGGATCGACCCGCAATTGTGGGACGAGTTCCACCGCGTGGTGAACATGTCGTCACGGGAGTTGTCCGATTGGTTGCGCACGCGCTCGGCCGGCGAACACGGCGAAGCGCTGCCCGACCGCGCGGGGACCGAGACGGGGCGCAAGGTCCTGCAGATCCTGCAGAAGCGGCGGGTCGACCTCGACGAGCAGGACGAGCAGACGATGCGCAAGGTGGTCGAGCGAGTGCACGCGCAGCGCAGCGAGGACC includes these proteins:
- a CDS encoding lysophospholipid acyltransferase family protein, which encodes MTTSDHRPADVRRQAQQHADQARAAMEDRRSGAQGGLSGWVARRAGRWDLSRQDESRLHRQKFFWNLLVDYWFRMEIDGWENVGEPPVLLVGIHSGAPFVWDAWTVGLQWWRRFGSERTLHGTAHDALMAIPGFGRFFRSMGVLPAAPDAIATALAEGRDVAVWPGGEVDSLRPWSERDRANLAGRKGFVKMAIRAGVPIVPIATVGGADAMPVLIRGDKLSRVLRLDKLLRLKVFPLAVSLPWGIAPAALPQFPLPAKIRTRFMPPVELDHDPARADDDEYVDAKYHEVQDSIQRGMDALTRKRALPLFG
- a CDS encoding MPT63 family protein produces the protein MKFTSTTVKTGIGAAALAAAGVFGAGMASAAPPTVQSLGTSESLFDGPMVTNYTVNNLQPSNTAIPGYTPQGKLYQADVTVRSDGGTVTPLISDFNARAADGTTYRVIDTVAVPNGVPPAPLSQGQQANGKIYFDVTGAPPNGVVYNDGVEDVLIWTTPSNATHP
- a CDS encoding DUF3140 domain-containing protein translates to MAQHVRIDPQLWDEFHRVVNMSSRELSDWLRTRSAGEHGEALPDRAGTETGRKVLQILQKRRVDLDEQDEQTMRKVVERVHAQRSEDLEPKAGQENWRYRLMTIGHDPLKETR